In Desulfomonilia bacterium, a single genomic region encodes these proteins:
- a CDS encoding YifB family Mg chelatase-like AAA ATPase, with amino-acid sequence MIASVKSAALLGTEAIGITVEADVKHGIPSFSIVGLPDNAVKESRDRVRSAIANSGLDFPPLRIVVNLAPADVKKEGGVYDLPIAIAILAAMGVVPRETASSYLFVGELGLTGSIRSTKGAISAAFLSKSLGLKGLICPRANINEALLSGARVWPCKDIKETVRILKENPEGILRTEILLPEKTDHEPDMSEIAGQTLPKRAIIISALGGHNLLMIGPPGAGKSMLAKRLPSILPPLTRQEILECTRIYSVAGRLPKNSIILKRPLRSPHASISEPGLIGGGGNPSPGEITLAHNGVLFLDEMPEFKRSALEAMRQPMEDGEVTVSRASMSVTFPSRFQLIAAMNPCPCGFKGHPAKECRCTPVQISKYLSKLSGPLLDRIDLHVWVDPVEIENVMNCPPGIPSAQIKDTIMRARQMQIERGHINARIPDKDIDKICSLSPSCRSLLISAMKQFNLSMRAYKRVIKVSRTIADLDGMENISEKHLAEALQFRPEIEI; translated from the coding sequence ATGATAGCCAGCGTAAAATCAGCTGCCCTTCTCGGTACTGAAGCAATCGGCATTACCGTTGAGGCCGACGTAAAGCATGGAATACCCTCTTTTTCAATAGTTGGACTGCCTGACAATGCAGTGAAAGAAAGCCGCGACAGGGTTAGATCTGCAATTGCCAATTCCGGTCTTGATTTTCCGCCGCTTAGGATCGTCGTCAATCTTGCCCCTGCTGACGTAAAGAAAGAGGGCGGCGTATATGATCTGCCGATTGCCATAGCTATACTGGCCGCCATGGGAGTTGTCCCCCGGGAAACAGCCTCGTCATACCTTTTTGTCGGCGAGCTCGGGTTAACAGGTTCAATAAGGTCAACCAAGGGCGCCATATCTGCCGCGTTCCTTTCGAAATCACTCGGCCTCAAAGGACTCATCTGTCCGAGGGCAAACATCAACGAGGCCCTTCTTTCAGGCGCCAGAGTATGGCCCTGCAAAGACATCAAAGAAACTGTCAGGATTCTCAAGGAAAATCCTGAAGGGATTTTAAGGACTGAAATCCTGCTTCCTGAGAAAACCGATCATGAACCTGACATGTCAGAGATTGCCGGTCAGACTTTACCCAAAAGGGCCATTATCATTTCCGCACTCGGTGGTCATAACCTTCTCATGATCGGCCCTCCCGGAGCCGGAAAATCCATGCTAGCAAAAAGGCTCCCTTCAATACTTCCGCCGCTTACCAGGCAGGAAATACTTGAATGTACAAGAATTTATTCCGTAGCTGGCAGACTGCCAAAGAATTCAATAATATTGAAAAGACCTTTAAGATCACCCCATGCATCAATATCTGAACCCGGACTTATAGGCGGAGGTGGAAACCCTTCTCCGGGAGAGATCACACTGGCCCATAACGGCGTGCTTTTTCTAGATGAAATGCCGGAATTCAAAAGGTCGGCACTGGAAGCCATGCGGCAGCCCATGGAAGATGGTGAGGTAACCGTATCGAGGGCTTCCATGTCGGTCACTTTCCCGTCAAGATTCCAGCTTATTGCTGCAATGAATCCATGCCCATGCGGCTTCAAAGGGCATCCTGCGAAAGAGTGCCGCTGCACACCTGTTCAAATCTCAAAATATCTTTCGAAACTTTCAGGACCGCTCCTTGACCGGATTGACCTGCATGTCTGGGTCGACCCGGTGGAAATAGAAAATGTCATGAACTGCCCGCCTGGCATACCGTCTGCTCAGATCAAGGACACCATAATGAGAGCCAGACAGATGCAGATTGAGCGCGGACACATAAACGCAAGGATTCCGGATAAGGACATTGACAAGATTTGCAGCCTCAGCCCTTCATGCCGGTCTCTTCTCATTTCGGCAATGAAGCAGTTCAATCTGAGCATGCGAGCCTATAAACGTGTGATAAAAGTATCGCGAACGATTGCAGACCTTGACGGAATGGAAAATATTTCTGAAAAGCATCTTGCCGAAGCCCTTCAGTTCAGACCGGAAATAGAAATATAA
- a CDS encoding ribose-phosphate pyrophosphokinase, translating to MMSDIRVFGGNSNSALAVSICDILGIKLGEARVQTFSDGETAVEINESIRGKDIFIVQSTCPPSNEHVMELLIMLDAVKRASASRIAAVIPYFGYARQDRKSSGRTPISAKLVANLLETAGAHRVLTIDLHAGQIQGFFDIPVDNLYSKPVMLEYIKENYPENIIIVSPDAGGVERARAFAKPLRADLAIIDKRRERANQSEVMNIIGDVKGKTCMLVDDMVDTAGTLTNAARALMEAGASKVAACCTHGVLSGPAIDRLNASPIDELIVTDTVPLRDNAAGNSRIKVISVAPILAEAIRRIYTNDSVSALFM from the coding sequence ATGATGTCTGATATCCGGGTATTTGGCGGGAATTCTAATAGTGCGCTTGCTGTCAGTATATGTGATATTCTTGGCATTAAACTTGGCGAAGCCAGGGTGCAGACTTTTTCTGACGGAGAGACCGCTGTTGAGATTAACGAAAGTATACGCGGTAAAGACATTTTCATAGTCCAGTCGACATGTCCGCCAAGCAATGAGCATGTAATGGAACTTCTTATCATGCTTGATGCAGTTAAAAGGGCTTCGGCAAGCAGAATAGCCGCTGTAATACCATATTTCGGTTATGCCAGGCAGGACAGGAAATCATCAGGCAGAACCCCTATAAGTGCCAAACTGGTGGCAAATCTTCTGGAAACCGCCGGTGCTCACCGTGTGCTTACGATTGACCTTCATGCAGGCCAGATTCAAGGGTTCTTCGATATTCCTGTGGACAACCTTTATTCGAAGCCGGTCATGCTGGAGTATATAAAAGAAAATTATCCGGAAAACATCATCATCGTATCACCGGATGCAGGGGGCGTCGAAAGGGCGAGGGCGTTTGCAAAACCTCTTCGAGCAGACCTTGCCATCATAGATAAGAGAAGGGAAAGGGCCAATCAAAGCGAGGTAATGAACATCATAGGCGATGTTAAGGGCAAGACCTGCATGCTTGTTGATGACATGGTCGACACGGCCGGCACTCTCACCAATGCAGCCCGAGCGCTTATGGAAGCAGGGGCGAGCAAGGTTGCTGCATGCTGTACCCATGGGGTTTTGTCAGGCCCTGCAATAGACAGGCTGAACGCTTCCCCGATAGACGAACTTATTGTTACCGATACTGTGCCATTGAGGGACAATGCAGCTGGAAACAGCAGGATAAAAGTAATTTCTGTGGCGCCTATCCTGGCCGAAGCCATACGGAGAATCTATACAAATGACTCTGTAAGCGCCCTGTTCATGTAG
- the spoVG gene encoding septation regulator SpoVG, which translates to MEITEVKVFPVQNNDKLKAYASVVFDNCFVVRDLRVIHGATGLFVAMPSRKRKDGTFRDTAHPLNMEMRDMIEKTILNEYEERLTDDEVQQ; encoded by the coding sequence ATGGAGATTACAGAAGTTAAGGTTTTTCCGGTTCAGAATAACGACAAATTGAAAGCTTATGCATCAGTGGTATTTGACAACTGCTTCGTAGTCAGGGATTTAAGGGTTATTCATGGTGCAACCGGACTTTTTGTTGCAATGCCGTCCCGAAAAAGGAAGGACGGTACATTCCGTGATACCGCCCACCCGCTCAACATGGAAATGAGGGACATGATTGAGAAGACAATCCTGAACGAATACGAAGAGAGATTAACCGACGACGAGGTTCAACAATAA
- the ispE gene encoding 4-(cytidine 5'-diphospho)-2-C-methyl-D-erythritol kinase: MRVLSPAKINLLLKVTGKRNDGYHELLTLMVPVNFFDTLYLQKEIEGIELDAPDCGCSSVDNLVFKAAGLFKLKTGLKNGVRIRIDKNVPFGAGLGGGSSNAAHALVALNELFDTGLKEDQLCQMAREIGADCPFFIHGKSALMGGRGDMLLSDVLIEERVYLLVIPPFGISTPKVFSKYKMSLTNNKDVFKIKDITEESIAPENYLFNDLEVSAFELHPELKTVKMDLIRAGALGALMSGSGSTVFGVFEDARHLEHAMIKLRKREGYKYIPTTRTLGGVNGDYRS; this comes from the coding sequence GTGAGGGTTTTAAGCCCTGCAAAGATAAATCTTTTGCTGAAGGTTACAGGCAAAAGAAATGATGGGTACCATGAGCTTCTGACGCTCATGGTGCCTGTGAATTTTTTCGATACCCTGTATCTTCAGAAGGAGATAGAGGGCATTGAACTCGATGCCCCAGATTGCGGATGCTCATCTGTTGACAACCTTGTGTTTAAAGCCGCCGGTCTGTTCAAGCTTAAAACGGGATTGAAAAATGGCGTAAGGATAAGGATAGATAAGAATGTCCCGTTTGGCGCGGGTCTCGGTGGAGGCAGCAGTAATGCGGCCCATGCTCTTGTCGCACTGAATGAATTATTCGATACAGGTCTGAAAGAGGATCAGCTGTGTCAAATGGCCCGGGAAATAGGAGCTGATTGCCCTTTTTTCATACATGGAAAATCCGCGCTGATGGGTGGCAGAGGGGACATGCTGTTGTCCGATGTTTTGATTGAAGAGAGGGTTTATCTTCTTGTCATCCCGCCGTTCGGAATTTCAACCCCAAAGGTTTTTTCTAAGTATAAGATGTCATTGACTAATAATAAGGATGTGTTTAAAATAAAGGACATAACTGAAGAAAGTATTGCACCGGAGAATTATTTATTTAATGATCTTGAAGTTAGTGCATTTGAGTTGCATCCGGAACTTAAAACAGTTAAAATGGATTTAATCCGTGCAGGTGCCCTCGGGGCCCTGATGTCGGGAAGCGGTTCAACTGTTTTCGGGGTGTTTGAGGATGCCAGGCATCTCGAGCATGCAATGATTAAGTTGAGAAAACGAGAGGGGTATAAATATATACCCACAACTAGAACACTGGGGGGAGTCAATGGAGATTACAGAAGTTAA
- a CDS encoding DegQ family serine endoprotease — MKKKVLSLSIIAIVAVCSAIIGMMIATSFKLPAIGKAANFWEDGDPNTSPKVIMPSLNSLAQELTPSVVYIKTTKVIQQKDIMKKYRSPFGGGPDDPFEDFFNRFFEGMPNTPEKQEQKSLGSGFIISTDGYIITNAHVIDGAEKIVVSLNDKKEYDAKLIGKDTNTDIALIKINPEGKLPAVKLGNSDILKIGDWVMAIGNPFGLSHTVTIGIVSAKYRIIGAGPYDQFIQTDAAINPGNSGGPLIDMRGQVVGINAAIVASGQGIGFAIPINMAKEILMELKQTGSVTRGWLGVGIQEVTPEIAKAVGLKEPKGAMVTMVYPGDPAAKAGVLKGDVIISVNGSEVKDPSALTQMIGTFKPGSKITIGVWRGKKELKLETKLEKRTDEHIAALGKEGGDKSVPDKESKDSLGITVKNITPDLAKRLRLDDIKGAVVVDVDDSSPASGIIKKGDVIREINYKAVDTVDDYLAAVKGLRKGDSILMLIIREGRSQYLAFEIK; from the coding sequence ATGAAGAAAAAGGTCCTGTCTTTAAGCATCATTGCAATTGTTGCGGTCTGTTCGGCCATAATAGGCATGATGATTGCGACATCGTTCAAGCTTCCTGCAATAGGAAAGGCTGCAAATTTCTGGGAAGATGGCGATCCGAATACAAGCCCGAAGGTCATTATGCCTTCGCTGAATTCCCTGGCCCAGGAGCTTACCCCTTCTGTTGTCTATATAAAGACTACGAAGGTTATCCAGCAGAAAGACATAATGAAAAAATACCGTTCGCCGTTTGGCGGAGGCCCGGATGATCCTTTCGAGGATTTCTTCAACCGTTTCTTCGAGGGAATGCCGAATACTCCTGAAAAGCAGGAACAGAAGAGCCTGGGTTCCGGTTTCATTATCTCAACTGACGGGTATATCATTACAAATGCGCATGTAATTGACGGTGCCGAAAAGATCGTCGTGTCTCTGAATGACAAAAAGGAATACGACGCCAAACTTATCGGAAAAGATACGAATACGGATATAGCACTTATCAAGATCAATCCGGAAGGTAAACTTCCTGCAGTGAAGCTCGGGAACTCCGATATCCTTAAAATCGGCGACTGGGTTATGGCAATAGGAAATCCATTCGGCCTGAGCCATACAGTGACAATAGGAATCGTAAGCGCAAAATACAGGATTATCGGTGCTGGCCCATATGACCAGTTCATTCAGACAGATGCTGCAATCAACCCTGGAAACTCGGGAGGGCCGCTCATAGACATGAGGGGCCAGGTTGTAGGTATAAACGCCGCCATCGTCGCATCCGGACAGGGTATCGGTTTTGCAATTCCTATTAACATGGCCAAGGAAATACTGATGGAACTAAAACAGACGGGTTCTGTAACCAGGGGCTGGCTGGGCGTAGGAATTCAGGAAGTGACGCCTGAAATCGCAAAAGCCGTGGGGCTTAAAGAGCCTAAAGGCGCAATGGTAACAATGGTCTATCCGGGTGACCCTGCGGCCAAAGCGGGTGTATTAAAAGGTGATGTCATAATCTCCGTTAACGGTTCTGAAGTCAAAGATCCATCGGCTCTCACCCAGATGATAGGCACGTTCAAGCCAGGCTCTAAAATAACCATTGGCGTATGGCGCGGAAAGAAGGAACTTAAGCTAGAGACCAAGCTGGAAAAAAGGACTGATGAGCATATTGCAGCACTTGGCAAAGAGGGCGGGGACAAAAGTGTACCGGACAAGGAGTCGAAAGATTCTCTTGGTATTACGGTAAAAAATATTACTCCTGACCTGGCCAAAAGACTGAGGCTTGATGACATTAAAGGTGCCGTTGTTGTCGACGTTGATGACAGTAGTCCTGCATCGGGGATAATCAAGAAAGGCGATGTCATAAGAGAGATCAATTACAAAGCCGTAGATACGGTGGATGATTATCTTGCTGCCGTAAAAGGCCTCAGAAAGGGAGATTCAATCCTGATGCTCATTATCAGGGAGGGAAGGTCTCAGTATCTCGCGTTTGAAATCAAGTGA
- a CDS encoding DUF1844 domain-containing protein, protein MEEQKKTYSFVDKRGENKPEEPAKKIDESLKSEPQKTEESPAPEKKSETRYNQQDINIDLSTLVMSFATSAIVAMGKAPDPHTGQVFQDFTIAQQNIDIVALLEEKTKGNRTREEDNLFEGVLYELRMLFVEARKGGTK, encoded by the coding sequence ATGGAAGAACAGAAAAAAACATACAGCTTTGTTGATAAAAGAGGTGAGAACAAGCCGGAGGAACCGGCAAAAAAGATTGATGAATCATTAAAAAGTGAACCGCAGAAAACAGAAGAGAGTCCTGCGCCAGAGAAAAAGTCCGAAACACGCTATAATCAGCAGGATATCAATATTGACCTCTCAACCCTTGTCATGAGTTTTGCTACAAGCGCTATAGTGGCAATGGGGAAGGCCCCGGACCCTCATACCGGTCAGGTTTTTCAGGATTTTACCATAGCGCAGCAGAACATAGACATCGTAGCTTTGCTTGAGGAAAAGACCAAAGGAAACAGGACGCGCGAAGAAGACAATCTCTTTGAAGGTGTTCTTTATGAATTAAGGATGCTTTTCGTCGAAGCAAGGAAAGGGGGAACAAAATGA
- a CDS encoding acetoin utilization protein AcuC yields the protein MNSVFLYTPKFNEYDFGVNHPFKPYRAKMVYEMCYRYNLFNEPWIKVIDPCSATVEIARLFHTEDYIDVLRSANSGHFDFSMMGYGLGSGDNPVFKGVYELAMAMLGATMKGAEMMASGEADIVFNVNGGLHHGKPAYAEGFCYVNDIAVAINYLLKHGFKRIMYVDLDAHHGNGVQDAFYDTDEVLFLSLHQSGDTIYPGTGFESEMGAGRGYGYTVNVPLPEYTDDEAYGRVFDEVFHPLVKSYGPELIVAQIGLDTLKKDPLTNLRCTNIGYTRIIREIKDSCPKIMALGGGGYNIGDSVRGWSLAWSVLNRLEPQDQYEGIISGNFSHAHHEGSLYDEPYNLSPVLKEAVNNFINAKLEFIRSNIFPILCAG from the coding sequence ATGAATTCAGTTTTCCTGTATACACCTAAATTCAACGAATATGATTTCGGGGTAAATCATCCTTTCAAACCGTACAGGGCCAAGATGGTCTATGAGATGTGCTACAGGTACAACCTTTTCAATGAACCGTGGATAAAGGTGATTGACCCGTGTTCAGCGACCGTTGAGATCGCCCGTTTATTCCATACTGAAGATTATATCGATGTCCTGAGGAGCGCCAACAGCGGCCATTTTGATTTCAGCATGATGGGATACGGTCTGGGGTCGGGGGACAATCCTGTATTTAAAGGAGTGTATGAGCTCGCAATGGCCATGCTCGGGGCAACAATGAAGGGTGCGGAGATGATGGCCTCGGGCGAGGCTGATATTGTGTTTAATGTCAACGGCGGACTTCATCACGGTAAACCGGCCTATGCTGAAGGATTCTGTTATGTGAATGATATTGCTGTGGCAATTAATTATCTGCTTAAGCATGGCTTTAAAAGGATCATGTATGTTGACCTGGATGCGCATCACGGAAACGGCGTGCAGGATGCGTTCTATGATACGGATGAGGTACTGTTTCTTTCTCTGCACCAGAGCGGTGATACTATATATCCGGGTACAGGCTTTGAGAGTGAAATGGGTGCAGGTAGAGGATACGGATATACCGTAAACGTCCCTCTACCTGAATATACCGATGACGAAGCATATGGCCGCGTATTCGATGAGGTTTTTCATCCGCTTGTCAAGTCATACGGACCTGAGCTGATTGTTGCCCAGATCGGTCTGGATACTCTCAAAAAAGATCCCCTTACAAATCTGCGCTGTACCAATATCGGCTACACCCGGATTATCAGGGAAATAAAGGATTCCTGCCCGAAAATCATGGCGCTCGGTGGAGGCGGCTACAACATAGGAGATTCTGTGCGAGGCTGGAGTCTTGCATGGTCAGTTCTCAACAGACTGGAGCCGCAGGATCAGTATGAAGGTATTATAAGCGGCAATTTCAGTCACGCCCATCATGAGGGAAGCCTGTATGATGAACCATATAATCTGTCTCCAGTGCTTAAAGAAGCCGTAAATAATTTTATCAATGCAAAACTTGAATTTATAAGAAGCAATATATTTCCTATTTTGTGTGCCGGGTGA
- a CDS encoding M48 family metallopeptidase, producing the protein MFWQIIAANKRKTVFLVILMGVLLAATGYAAGILFCSFHAGYVYSVEPESLAPSSDTGVIGIAVALIIWLGLLIAAFFGSQSIFLGLTGAKEISREMYPQLFNVVEEMKIAAATKMPRIFITEDTSPNTFALGRGPEDGIICVTAGLLAICGRDELQGVIAHEMGHIINRDVLYMGVAATMLGAITFIADTFFRSTRYIPVRRYRSSGSGKKSPVETWLLIIAFALMVLSPILSRILYFSISRKREFLADATSARLTRYPEGLASALEKIMLSGSGIIEAPKAAAPFYIVNPYRRNLDGGLFATHPPLRQRIKTLRSMAAGASYKDYVKAYWGVTGTHRNLIPQKDMQLGERVEIRQPSAENIPGFSSIEMRKKAGDIIRAINGFAFINCSCGMKIKTPPDAGSGTIACPRCGQVHKIPDSGDRNPENVIDYSSAMGASSEINRTVDKLSTPQMVSRDKGNWQSVTCISCGREMQISPAFNLDHTKCAKCGARIDFA; encoded by the coding sequence ATGTTCTGGCAGATAATAGCAGCGAATAAAAGGAAGACGGTTTTCCTCGTAATCCTCATGGGCGTGCTTCTTGCCGCTACCGGCTATGCAGCGGGTATTCTGTTTTGCAGCTTCCACGCGGGCTATGTTTACAGCGTAGAGCCCGAAAGCCTGGCGCCTTCAAGTGATACTGGTGTCATCGGTATTGCGGTTGCACTGATTATCTGGCTTGGGCTTCTGATAGCCGCATTTTTCGGTTCACAAAGTATATTTCTCGGGCTTACGGGTGCAAAAGAAATAAGCCGAGAGATGTATCCTCAACTTTTCAATGTCGTCGAGGAAATGAAAATAGCGGCTGCAACAAAAATGCCCAGAATATTTATTACTGAAGATACATCTCCCAATACTTTTGCCCTGGGAAGGGGTCCTGAAGACGGTATAATATGCGTTACTGCGGGTCTTCTGGCAATCTGCGGAAGGGATGAGCTTCAGGGCGTAATCGCCCATGAAATGGGACATATCATAAACAGGGATGTCCTCTATATGGGTGTTGCCGCAACAATGCTCGGGGCAATAACCTTCATCGCCGATACATTCTTCAGGTCCACAAGGTATATACCCGTAAGGCGCTACAGGTCATCAGGGAGCGGAAAAAAAAGCCCGGTGGAGACATGGCTTCTTATAATTGCCTTTGCCCTGATGGTGCTGAGTCCGATACTCTCCCGCATTCTGTATTTTTCCATATCCAGAAAAAGGGAGTTCCTGGCGGATGCAACAAGCGCAAGGCTTACCAGATACCCGGAAGGGCTTGCATCGGCACTCGAAAAGATAATGCTGTCAGGTTCCGGCATAATCGAGGCGCCTAAAGCGGCTGCCCCGTTTTATATCGTCAACCCTTACAGGCGGAATCTTGACGGAGGGCTGTTCGCGACGCACCCGCCTCTGAGGCAGAGGATAAAAACTTTAAGGTCAATGGCTGCCGGGGCAAGCTATAAGGATTATGTCAAGGCCTACTGGGGTGTAACAGGCACACACAGAAACCTCATACCACAAAAGGATATGCAGCTCGGGGAGAGGGTTGAAATAAGGCAGCCTTCTGCTGAAAACATACCCGGCTTTTCCTCGATTGAAATGAGGAAAAAGGCCGGTGACATAATCAGGGCAATTAACGGGTTTGCATTCATAAACTGCAGCTGCGGGATGAAAATCAAGACTCCTCCCGATGCCGGTTCTGGCACGATTGCCTGTCCCCGGTGCGGGCAGGTCCATAAGATACCTGATTCAGGCGATAGAAATCCGGAGAACGTAATTGATTATTCTTCTGCAATGGGAGCTTCGTCTGAAATAAACCGGACGGTGGACAAACTTTCCACACCTCAGATGGTGAGCCGGGACAAAGGCAACTGGCAGAGTGTTACATGTATCTCGTGCGGCAGGGAAATGCAGATTTCCCCGGCGTTTAACCTCGATCACACAAAATGTGCCAAATGCGGGGCAAGGATTGACTTTGCATGA
- a CDS encoding LemA family protein yields MTGFTIFLLILLAVIVFLILYIIGIYNGLISLRNQVKNAWSQIDVQLKRRHDLIPNLVETAKAYMQHERQTLEAVTAARSAAAGAKTIEDIGRAEGALTGALSRFMAVAEQYPDLKANQNFLALQEELSSTENRIAFSRQAYNDAVLMLNNKVEMFPSNIIAGSFSFKKESFFEIEDAVEKAVPKVGF; encoded by the coding sequence ATGACCGGTTTCACCATTTTCTTGCTTATACTGCTGGCAGTTATAGTTTTTCTGATCCTTTATATAATCGGCATCTATAACGGCCTGATAAGTTTGCGTAACCAGGTTAAAAATGCATGGTCACAGATAGATGTGCAGCTCAAGAGACGACATGACCTTATTCCCAACCTGGTTGAGACGGCAAAAGCCTATATGCAGCACGAAAGACAGACTCTTGAGGCCGTTACAGCAGCTAGGTCTGCAGCAGCAGGCGCGAAGACAATAGAGGATATAGGCAGAGCGGAAGGTGCGCTGACAGGAGCCCTTTCTAGATTTATGGCGGTTGCCGAGCAATATCCCGACCTCAAGGCCAACCAGAATTTCCTGGCCCTTCAGGAAGAGCTGTCATCCACCGAGAACAGGATAGCCTTTTCAAGGCAGGCCTATAATGATGCCGTTCTCATGCTTAACAACAAGGTCGAGATGTTCCCGTCAAATATTATTGCCGGTTCTTTTTCTTTCAAGAAGGAGTCCTTCTTTGAGATTGAAGATGCCGTCGAAAAGGCAGTGCCTAAAGTCGGATTCTGA
- a CDS encoding zf-TFIIB domain-containing protein, whose translation MKCPCCSNVLITLEFEGFELDRCFECRGIWLDSGELEFLLGAETGNEYVKTMKTAVTSEKGKKCPICSVKMAKMTIGFKNIIFDRCSSHGIWFDRGELEKILNENSADNSGILVNMLQEMLSGDKS comes from the coding sequence ATGAAATGTCCCTGCTGTTCGAATGTTCTTATAACACTTGAGTTCGAAGGGTTTGAGCTAGACAGATGTTTTGAATGCCGGGGCATCTGGCTTGATTCAGGGGAACTTGAATTCCTGCTCGGCGCTGAAACCGGAAATGAGTATGTGAAAACCATGAAAACCGCTGTTACCTCCGAGAAGGGTAAAAAGTGCCCGATTTGCTCGGTAAAAATGGCTAAGATGACCATTGGTTTCAAGAATATAATTTTTGACAGGTGCAGCAGTCACGGTATCTGGTTTGACAGGGGAGAACTGGAAAAAATTCTGAACGAGAATTCTGCGGATAACTCGGGTATACTTGTCAATATGCTTCAGGAAATGCTTTCAGGCGATAAATCATAG
- a CDS encoding C-GCAxxG-C-C family protein, with translation MSRLDDAEKLFRDGFNCSQAVLSVFAGDMDIEVETALKIACAFGGGMRLGNTCGAVTGALMVIGLKYGKSKAEDNEARDRTYALAKEFQAAFSKIRGSIICRDLLGYDLSTPEGYEAARENLAFIKICPGLVRDAVEILEEIIKK, from the coding sequence ATGAGCAGACTGGATGATGCCGAGAAATTGTTCAGAGACGGGTTCAACTGTTCTCAGGCAGTGCTTTCTGTCTTTGCCGGGGACATGGATATTGAGGTTGAAACGGCATTGAAGATTGCCTGCGCCTTTGGCGGTGGAATGCGGCTGGGCAATACTTGTGGCGCCGTAACCGGCGCACTGATGGTGATAGGCCTTAAATACGGCAAATCAAAGGCTGAAGACAATGAAGCCCGGGACAGGACATATGCGCTTGCAAAAGAGTTCCAGGCCGCTTTCAGCAAGATCAGAGGGTCCATCATATGCAGAGATCTTCTCGGATATGATTTAAGTACGCCTGAAGGCTATGAGGCGGCTAGGGAAAATCTTGCTTTTATTAAAATATGTCCGGGGCTTGTTAGGGATGCAGTCGAAATTCTTGAAGAAATCATTAAAAAATAA